The following coding sequences are from one Nicotiana tabacum cultivar K326 chromosome 1, ASM71507v2, whole genome shotgun sequence window:
- the LOC107778034 gene encoding MYB-like transcription factor ODO1 yields the protein MGRQPCCDKLGVKKGPWTADEDKKLINFILTNGQCCWRAVPKLAGLRRCGKSCRLRWTNYLRPDLKRGLLSDAEEKLVIDLHARLGNRWSKIAARLPGRTDNEIKNHWNTHIKKKLLKMGIDPVTHEPLKKEANLIDQPIPESDQNKNNGHQQVQVVPECTSVTAAATSSELDNSSYSASSISSSENSSSITDESKLVLNALGENDPLLSSLLEVDAPLVDSLWELPVSCEEQKKFDNMASWDDSLNWLLDCQDFGIHDFGFDNCFNDVELEVFNTIDDMENKQ from the exons ATGGGAAGACAACCTTGTTGTGACAAACTTGGAGTGAAGAAAGGTCCGTGGACAGCTGATGAAGACAAGAAACTCATCAATTTTATTCTTACAAATGGCCAATGTTGTTGGCGTGCTGTCCCTAAACTCGCCGGTCTTAGGCGCTGCGGTAAGAGTTGTCGTCTCCGATGGACTAATTACCTTCGACCCGACTTGAAGAGAGGACTTCTTAGTGATGCTGAGGAGAAATTGGTAATTGATCTCCATGCTCGTCTTGGAAACAG GTGGTCCAAGATTGCTGCAAGATTACCAGGAAGGACAGATAATGAGATTAAAAATCATTGGAACACTCATATTAAAAAAAAGCTTCTAAAGATGGGGATTGATCCTGTTACACATGAACCACTCAAAAAAGAAGCAAATCTAATTGATCAACCTATCCCAGAATCtgatcaaaacaaaaataatggTCATCAGCAGGTACAAGTTGTACCCGAGTGTACAAGTGTCACTGCAGCAGCCACCTCCTCAGAGTTAGATAACTCATCTTACTCCGCTTCTTCTATTTCTTCGTCTGAAAACTCTTCAAGTATCACCGATGAATCCAAGTTGGTTCTCAACGCCCTCGGTGAAAATGATCCGCTGCTAAGCTCCCTACTGGAAGTTGATGCTCCTCTTGTCGATTCGCTATGGGAACTTCCAGTATCTTGTGAAGAACAAAAAAAATTCGATAACATGGCATCCTGGGACGACAGTTTGAATTGGCTATTGGATTGTCAAGATTTTGGTATTCATGACTTTGGTTTTGATAATTGCTTTAATGATGTTGAATTAGAGGTGTTTAACACCATAGATGACATGGAAAACAAGCAGTGA